In Juglans regia cultivar Chandler chromosome 13, Walnut 2.0, whole genome shotgun sequence, the following proteins share a genomic window:
- the LOC108994027 gene encoding MLP-like protein 43: MSQLVGKVDIEVEIKASARAFYEVHTERLYDSPKLCPHYIPRVDLVEGGWRDVGSVMDWYLLWEGKTVISKEIYEHKDDEKLSVTFKVIGGLLMEAFKSFKFIIQATPKDKGGCLVRWTLEYEKLKEDIPDPKEMLHFAAELTKEMDANLIGH, encoded by the exons ATGTCTCAGCTAGTTGGGAAGGTAGATATTGAAGTAGAGATCAAGGCATCTGCTCGTGCATTTTACGAGGTTCACACCGAAAGATTATACGACTCACCAAAACTTTGCCCTCACTATATTCCGAGGGTTGATTTAGTTGAAGGTGGATGGAGAGATGTGGGGTCGGTTATGGACTGGTATCTCCTCTGGG AGGGGAAAACTGTAATTTCAAAGGAGATATATGAGCAcaaagatgatgaaaaattGTCAGTCACTTTCAAAGTAATAGGAGGATTACTGATGGAGGCGTTcaaaagtttcaagttcattATTCAAGCCACTCCAAAGGATAAGGGCGGATGTTTGGTCCGCTGGACACTTGAATATGAGAAACTGAAGGAGGACATTCCAGATCCAAAAGAAATGCTTCACTTTGCAGCTGAACTTACCAAAGAGATGGATGCTAATCTTATCGGCCACTAA